From a region of the Aeoliella mucimassa genome:
- a CDS encoding IS110 family transposase: protein MENSLQSTWIGVDVAKRHWDVVVAGQTQVHHFPADQEGCQQLQQLLAQHQVTHACLEATGGYERMLADFLREQGIVVSIANPRQIRDFARVQGQLAKTDRLDALVIARYAVLMQPKKTKKPSENERKLGSLRTRRQQVSDALTREKNRLGTQHDDLVRQSIEEAIDFYQRQLEQLDQQIQQLLQADDQFRERSALLTSVPGVGATTAAALIAHLPELGSLNRGEASRLAGLAPINRDSGTLRGKRMIGGGRAVVRKMLYMPTLVATKHNRVIREHYQQLLQRGKAKMIALTACMRKLLLILNAMIKTNSTWNDPRET from the coding sequence ATGGAAAACAGTTTGCAAAGTACTTGGATTGGGGTTGATGTTGCCAAGCGTCATTGGGACGTGGTCGTTGCCGGGCAAACCCAGGTGCATCACTTCCCTGCCGACCAAGAGGGATGCCAGCAACTTCAGCAGTTGCTCGCTCAGCATCAGGTAACCCATGCCTGCCTCGAAGCGACAGGAGGCTACGAACGAATGTTAGCCGACTTCCTTCGTGAGCAAGGGATCGTGGTGAGTATCGCCAACCCACGTCAGATTCGCGATTTCGCCCGTGTTCAAGGCCAGCTTGCCAAGACCGATCGTCTCGACGCGCTAGTGATCGCTCGTTATGCGGTACTGATGCAGCCCAAGAAGACCAAAAAACCCTCGGAAAACGAGCGGAAACTCGGTTCCCTCCGGACACGTCGGCAGCAAGTGAGCGATGCTCTGACGCGGGAGAAAAACCGGTTGGGTACACAGCACGATGACTTGGTGCGCCAGTCGATTGAAGAAGCCATTGACTTCTACCAACGACAGCTTGAACAGCTCGATCAACAGATCCAACAGCTATTACAAGCCGACGATCAGTTTCGAGAACGCTCGGCACTGCTGACCTCGGTGCCTGGCGTGGGGGCAACGACGGCCGCAGCCTTGATCGCTCACTTGCCAGAGTTGGGATCGCTTAATCGTGGCGAAGCGTCACGTCTTGCAGGCCTGGCACCGATTAACCGTGATAGCGGAACCTTGCGAGGCAAGCGGATGATTGGCGGCGGCCGAGCGGTCGTACGCAAGATGCTCTACATGCCCACTCTCGTCGCGACCAAGCATAACCGAGTCATTCGCGAGCACTACCAGCAGCTGCTGCAACGAGGCAAAGCCAAAATGATCGCCCTTACCGCCTGCATGCGAAAACTACTACTGATACTCAATGCCATGATTAAAACAAATTCCACCTGGAATGACCCCCGGGAGACTTGA
- a CDS encoding phosphopantetheine-binding protein: MGLDAVELVMEVEDHFGISIDDHEAQQVRTVGDLVALIRTRIETARREVCPTLRSVLSLRRTVREVVDDTRARVRTRALVVDRLDRRERQQLWRELSSTIAALPWLRRPGWLRWSLGLTTTGLMVAFTWSLVEASPALPMVFVAALGWPVAGVLATRPMRWVSPEGWTTFGDIARKYPGAKVATKQTDLETDEQVFDELRPIIASQLGIAESKIVVTSSFVNDLGLS; the protein is encoded by the coding sequence ATGGGACTCGACGCTGTTGAGTTGGTGATGGAAGTCGAAGATCACTTCGGCATTTCCATCGACGATCACGAAGCGCAGCAAGTACGCACGGTCGGTGATCTCGTTGCCCTGATTCGCACTCGCATCGAAACCGCCCGCCGGGAAGTCTGTCCCACGTTGCGTTCGGTTCTGTCGCTACGTCGCACGGTCCGCGAAGTGGTCGACGATACGAGGGCTCGCGTTCGAACACGAGCGTTGGTGGTCGACCGATTGGATCGTCGCGAGCGACAGCAGTTGTGGAGAGAGTTGTCGTCGACCATTGCCGCGCTGCCATGGTTGCGTCGCCCTGGTTGGTTGCGGTGGTCGCTTGGTCTCACTACGACTGGGTTAATGGTCGCGTTCACTTGGAGTCTGGTCGAAGCATCGCCGGCGTTGCCGATGGTATTCGTTGCCGCGCTAGGGTGGCCAGTCGCTGGAGTGCTGGCGACGCGGCCGATGCGGTGGGTATCACCGGAAGGTTGGACCACGTTCGGCGACATCGCCCGCAAGTATCCTGGAGCGAAAGTCGCAACCAAGCAAACCGATCTCGAAACAGACGAGCAGGTGTTTGATGAACTGAGGCCAATTATTGCGAGTCAACTTGGAATCGCGGAGTCGAAGATCGTAGTGACGTCGAGTTTTGTGAACGACCTGGGATTGAGTTAA
- a CDS encoding NYN domain-containing protein, with protein sequence MRLLIDGYNLLHATDLFGQGKLAGTLQGSREALLARLADMLSAGERRAMAIVFDAAGAPPGLPKQVHWDHMTVRYAREYADADALLEEIIETHRAPRGLTVVSSDHRVQRAARRRGAAYVDSDQWYRDLVTRRPQRPGGSTKPKPGGSVDYWVDQFQSAELEQMEAELRRTTQPKLRPKTTKRQPHAPPTADGDFENPFPPGYGEDLLDGE encoded by the coding sequence ATGAGACTCCTAATTGATGGCTATAACCTGTTGCACGCAACCGATTTGTTCGGCCAAGGCAAGCTTGCGGGCACGCTGCAAGGCTCTCGCGAAGCCCTGCTTGCCCGGCTGGCCGACATGCTTTCGGCTGGCGAGCGGCGGGCCATGGCCATCGTGTTCGATGCCGCGGGGGCTCCGCCGGGGCTGCCCAAGCAGGTGCACTGGGACCACATGACCGTGCGGTACGCCCGCGAGTACGCCGATGCCGACGCGCTGCTCGAGGAGATCATCGAAACTCACCGGGCTCCCCGCGGGCTGACCGTGGTGTCGAGCGACCATCGGGTGCAACGAGCGGCTCGCCGGCGAGGGGCCGCTTATGTCGACAGCGACCAATGGTATCGCGATCTGGTGACTCGTCGGCCTCAGCGACCTGGGGGATCGACAAAGCCCAAGCCCGGCGGCAGCGTCGACTACTGGGTCGATCAATTTCAGTCGGCCGAACTCGAGCAGATGGAAGCCGAGCTACGCCGCACGACGCAGCCGAAGCTCAGGCCGAAAACCACCAAACGGCAACCACATGCTCCGCCGACCGCCGATGGCGATTTCGAGAACCCGTTCCCCCCTGGATACGGTGAGGACCTGCTCGATGGCGAGTAA
- a CDS encoding YqgE/AlgH family protein, translating into MESIAGKLLVASRELRDPNFTQSVVMMIEHSPEGALGVILNHPSTTSVSEAWAQIDGGELEDDTPVFVGGPVPGPLIALHAIEDLGEKEVLPGVFMSVQRDVIEKLVLAPDTRLRLYSGHSGWGAGQLEDEMKAGGWHIVSAEPGDVFADQEQTEDLWQYVLERMAIDIMLPGVPHNKLPRDPNMN; encoded by the coding sequence ATGGAATCCATTGCTGGCAAATTGCTTGTAGCATCGCGAGAGCTTCGCGATCCAAACTTCACCCAGTCGGTGGTGATGATGATTGAGCATTCGCCAGAAGGGGCGTTGGGAGTCATCCTGAATCACCCTTCCACGACATCGGTATCCGAAGCCTGGGCGCAAATCGACGGCGGCGAACTGGAAGACGACACCCCGGTGTTCGTCGGAGGCCCGGTCCCCGGCCCGCTAATCGCACTGCACGCGATAGAGGACCTCGGCGAAAAAGAGGTGCTGCCCGGCGTGTTTATGTCGGTGCAGCGCGACGTGATCGAAAAACTCGTACTCGCACCCGACACCCGGTTGCGACTCTACAGCGGCCACTCCGGTTGGGGAGCAGGCCAACTGGAAGACGAAATGAAGGCCGGCGGCTGGCACATTGTTTCGGCAGAACCTGGCGACGTTTTTGCCGACCAGGAACAAACCGAAGATCTTTGGCAATATGTGCTGGAACGCATGGCGATCGACATCATGCTGCCAGGCGTTCCACACAACAAGCTGCCACGCGATCCCAACATGAACTAA
- the hisC gene encoding histidinol-phosphate transaminase: MIRPAIQSMTGYQPGEQPRRGKVIKLNTNENPYPPSPRVVEAIRQAAEAGLQKYPDPMAGAFRLRAAEVLADDLPQITPEWILCGNGSDDILTILTRTFVGEGDLLRYPKPSYVLYKTLADIQGAQVDVVDFQADWQLGERFTAATDRLRLAFVANPNSPSGTVLSVAEVAKLADSLPCPLVVDEAYVDFAEANCLSLVGENPSVIVTRTLSKSYALAGLRFGYCVAQPQVIEQLVKVKDSYNCDALSIAAATAAIDDQAWLKQNCEKVLATRARMADAFKDKGFVITDSQANFVWCTHESRDLKQLYEDLKSAGILVRYMSYDGWPEGIRVSVGTDDQVDACLAML; encoded by the coding sequence ATGATTCGACCCGCCATTCAAAGCATGACCGGCTACCAGCCCGGCGAGCAGCCTCGCCGTGGCAAGGTCATTAAATTGAATACTAATGAGAATCCCTATCCGCCGTCGCCCCGGGTGGTGGAAGCCATTCGCCAGGCTGCCGAGGCGGGGCTGCAGAAGTATCCCGACCCCATGGCGGGAGCCTTCCGGCTGCGGGCCGCGGAAGTGCTAGCTGACGACTTGCCGCAGATCACGCCTGAGTGGATTCTGTGCGGCAACGGCAGCGACGACATTCTCACCATCCTCACCCGCACCTTTGTCGGCGAGGGAGACCTGCTGCGGTATCCCAAACCGAGCTACGTGCTGTACAAGACGCTGGCCGACATCCAAGGCGCCCAGGTCGACGTGGTCGATTTTCAGGCCGACTGGCAATTGGGCGAGCGCTTCACCGCCGCGACCGACCGATTGCGCCTGGCATTTGTCGCCAACCCCAACAGCCCGAGCGGCACCGTGCTATCAGTCGCTGAAGTGGCCAAGCTAGCAGACTCGCTCCCCTGCCCTCTGGTGGTGGACGAGGCGTACGTGGATTTCGCCGAAGCCAATTGCCTTTCGCTGGTCGGCGAGAATCCCAGCGTGATCGTCACAAGGACGCTCAGTAAGTCGTACGCGCTGGCTGGTTTGCGCTTCGGATACTGTGTCGCCCAACCTCAGGTGATTGAACAGCTTGTTAAGGTAAAAGACTCCTATAATTGCGACGCCCTCTCGATCGCTGCGGCCACGGCTGCTATAGACGATCAGGCTTGGTTGAAGCAAAACTGCGAGAAGGTACTCGCCACTCGTGCACGCATGGCAGATGCCTTCAAAGATAAAGGGTTTGTGATAACCGACTCGCAGGCGAACTTTGTGTGGTGCACGCATGAGAGTCGCGATCTGAAGCAACTGTATGAGGATCTCAAGTCGGCTGGCATCCTTGTAAGGTATATGTCGTACGACGGTTGGCCTGAGGGAATTCGCGTCTCTGTTGGTACCGACGATCAGGTGGATGCCTGCCTCGCGATGCTGTAA
- the epsC gene encoding serine O-acetyltransferase EpsC encodes MATDFRLKDQLPNLTKRIVGTYDSLGSINHLGHCPLPSYDEVVAVLDDLDEILFPGYRRREGLHRSNVEFYVGDLIGRLHDRLTRQIGRALRHEAGATSDCNTIEDFEALGQAKTMLFLDRLPELRSTLATDVRAAYDGDPACKSPDEVIFCYPGLEAITVYRLAHLLYELDIPFIPRMMSEWAHGRTGIDIHPGATIGNYFFIDHGTGVVIGETCHIGEHVKIYQGVTLGALSFATDGEGNLVRGLKRHPTIEDRVVIYANATILGGETVIGHDSVIGSSVWITKSVDPHSTVVLEKPQLRIRDAAGAAK; translated from the coding sequence ATGGCGACCGATTTCCGCCTGAAAGACCAACTACCCAATCTAACCAAACGCATCGTCGGCACGTACGACAGCCTCGGCAGCATCAACCACCTAGGTCACTGCCCGCTGCCGAGCTACGACGAAGTGGTCGCCGTGCTGGACGACTTGGACGAAATCCTGTTTCCAGGATATCGCCGTCGCGAAGGACTCCATCGTAGCAATGTCGAGTTCTACGTCGGCGACCTGATCGGCCGCCTACACGACCGCCTTACCCGGCAGATCGGCCGCGCCCTACGCCACGAAGCCGGCGCGACCAGCGACTGCAATACGATCGAAGACTTCGAAGCCTTGGGCCAGGCCAAGACGATGTTGTTTCTTGACCGGCTGCCTGAGTTGCGATCGACGCTGGCTACCGATGTGCGTGCCGCCTACGATGGCGACCCAGCATGCAAGTCGCCCGACGAGGTGATTTTCTGCTACCCGGGTCTCGAAGCCATCACGGTCTATCGCCTTGCTCACTTGCTGTACGAGCTCGATATTCCTTTCATCCCGCGGATGATGAGCGAATGGGCTCACGGCCGCACCGGCATCGACATCCATCCTGGTGCTACCATTGGCAACTACTTTTTCATCGACCACGGCACCGGTGTCGTGATCGGCGAGACCTGCCACATCGGCGAGCACGTGAAGATCTATCAAGGTGTAACGCTCGGTGCGTTGAGCTTCGCCACCGATGGCGAAGGCAACCTGGTGCGTGGCCTTAAGCGGCATCCCACCATCGAGGACCGCGTAGTGATTTACGCGAATGCGACCATCCTCGGCGGCGAGACCGTCATCGGACACGATTCGGTGATTGGCTCCAGCGTCTGGATCACCAAGTCGGTCGATCCGCACAGCACCGTTGTGCTCGAAAAACCGCAGCTCCGCATCCGCGACGCTGCCGGTGCTGCGAAGTAG
- a CDS encoding BBP7 family outer membrane beta-barrel protein, translating into MRCRSYTVRFAVACILHTVLVQTAQAQTTQLGTMEGAGSDIVYSEPVTPKGSGSSAYPNGDFYRQLGAASGQGGSCGTSGCGEWGCGGSPYRTGPGCGDDWKVGPRWRIQADGIFLFRDEVDLDPLATQLGTTLDALDQYENFDHSAGARLVGTAYYPQCKNYELVLGYIGVDDYNASLIMPVTNVPAVVGPPASVALDERRSLNYSSSLHALELNFQALNTSYWKPYAGVRYFSLDEVVRDETHQYPSVPLAIGDASITSDALNLHKVENNLIGFQMGVRRDLWNISQKVYFQGFANSGIYCNMINRSHLNQITTTTTEVLDDDPATTDTDETGTINSNTYTTGNRVKTERTELSFAGEASVALIWKINSCFALRTGYEVMYITDVELANDAYLGLNDTHDMLYHGGFAGFEYRR; encoded by the coding sequence ATGCGTTGTCGCAGTTATACAGTACGGTTCGCGGTTGCTTGCATCTTACACACGGTGCTGGTTCAAACCGCTCAGGCTCAAACCACGCAACTTGGCACGATGGAAGGTGCGGGTTCGGATATTGTTTATTCCGAGCCGGTGACTCCTAAAGGGAGTGGCTCTTCGGCCTATCCCAATGGAGACTTCTACCGGCAGCTCGGTGCTGCCAGCGGTCAAGGCGGCTCTTGCGGCACCAGTGGGTGTGGCGAGTGGGGATGCGGGGGCTCGCCCTATCGCACCGGCCCAGGATGTGGAGACGACTGGAAGGTCGGCCCACGCTGGCGCATTCAGGCTGACGGGATCTTCCTGTTCCGAGACGAAGTCGATTTGGACCCGCTGGCTACGCAGCTCGGTACCACTCTCGACGCTCTGGATCAGTATGAGAACTTCGACCATTCGGCAGGTGCTCGTTTGGTGGGTACGGCTTACTATCCCCAGTGCAAGAACTATGAGCTGGTATTGGGCTACATTGGCGTCGACGACTACAACGCCAGCCTTATCATGCCGGTAACCAATGTGCCTGCTGTGGTTGGTCCACCAGCCAGTGTGGCTCTCGATGAGCGTCGCTCGCTGAACTACAGTTCGAGCTTGCATGCTCTGGAACTGAACTTCCAAGCATTGAATACCAGCTACTGGAAGCCTTACGCTGGTGTGCGTTACTTCTCGCTCGACGAAGTGGTTCGCGACGAAACGCATCAGTATCCTTCGGTGCCGCTGGCGATTGGCGATGCTTCGATCACGAGTGATGCACTCAATTTGCATAAGGTCGAAAACAACCTGATTGGTTTCCAAATGGGTGTGCGACGGGATCTCTGGAATATCTCGCAAAAGGTTTACTTCCAAGGCTTTGCGAATAGTGGTATTTACTGCAATATGATCAACCGTTCGCATCTGAACCAAATCACGACCACCACGACCGAAGTGTTGGACGACGATCCTGCGACAACCGACACCGACGAAACCGGTACGATCAACTCCAATACCTACACCACGGGTAACCGGGTGAAGACGGAGCGAACCGAGCTGTCGTTTGCTGGTGAAGCCTCGGTCGCCTTGATTTGGAAGATCAACAGTTGCTTTGCCTTGCGGACTGGTTACGAAGTGATGTACATCACGGATGTGGAACTGGCGAACGATGCCTACTTAGGGCTGAATGATACGCACGACATGCTGTATCACGGTGGTTTTGCTGGTTTCGAGTACCGTCGCTAA
- the trpE gene encoding anthranilate synthase component I, with protein MPHFPIFEDFAKLTDSADYVPVCRRLISDSLTPVSGFKAIDDGKSACLFESVIGGEKVGRYSFLASEPYLLLEAYGNKVEVTKFGPPAELADDKTDVAPQRTTLESDNPLEELRQRVAEVKVAKVPGLPPFVGGAVGYAGYDTVRYVERLPNAPEDDRQLPDMAFAFFDHMVVFDNVTKTVLVLALAKVEGANDKDSLKEIYETTCRRVDRLVSKLSTPPAGLVPVDIATSGGVSLQYTANFTQPGFEKAVEKCVDYIRAGDIFQVVISQRLNVPITSDPFEVYRTLRVVNPSPFMFFLRTANCTLVGSSPEIMVRVVDGNVTVRPLAGTRPRGATEAEDQALADELLADPKECAEHVMLVDLGRNDVGRVAEYGSVEISDVMVIERYSHVMHITSNVNGQLTDDRDAFDALAACLPAGTVSGAPKVRAMEIIDELEPHRRGPYAGAVGYIDFAGNMDTCIALRTMVITENTAYVQAGAGIVADSVPATEYQETLNKARGLLKAIEITEHRTNQA; from the coding sequence ATGCCACACTTTCCTATTTTTGAAGACTTCGCCAAGCTCACCGACTCTGCCGATTATGTCCCGGTGTGCCGGCGACTGATTAGCGACTCGTTAACGCCGGTGAGCGGGTTCAAGGCGATCGACGATGGCAAATCGGCCTGTTTATTCGAAAGCGTTATCGGTGGCGAGAAAGTGGGTCGCTACAGTTTTCTGGCCAGCGAGCCCTATCTGTTGCTCGAAGCCTACGGCAACAAGGTGGAAGTGACCAAGTTCGGGCCTCCGGCTGAACTGGCGGACGACAAGACCGACGTCGCCCCACAACGGACCACGCTCGAGAGCGATAATCCGCTGGAAGAACTCCGCCAACGGGTTGCCGAGGTGAAAGTGGCAAAGGTGCCAGGGCTGCCGCCATTCGTTGGTGGGGCTGTCGGTTACGCTGGTTACGACACGGTTCGCTACGTCGAGCGATTGCCAAACGCCCCGGAGGATGATCGCCAGTTGCCGGACATGGCTTTTGCCTTTTTCGATCATATGGTGGTGTTCGACAATGTGACCAAAACCGTGCTGGTGCTGGCACTTGCCAAGGTGGAAGGGGCCAATGACAAGGACTCGCTGAAGGAAATCTACGAGACAACTTGCCGGCGGGTCGATCGTCTGGTGAGCAAGCTGTCGACCCCGCCGGCCGGATTGGTGCCGGTCGACATTGCGACCTCCGGAGGTGTTTCGCTGCAATACACCGCCAACTTCACCCAGCCTGGCTTCGAAAAGGCGGTGGAGAAGTGTGTCGACTACATCCGGGCCGGCGACATCTTTCAGGTGGTGATCAGCCAACGGCTCAACGTGCCGATCACGAGCGACCCGTTCGAGGTCTACCGAACGCTGCGAGTGGTGAATCCCAGTCCCTTCATGTTCTTCCTGCGAACCGCCAACTGCACGCTGGTGGGGAGTTCGCCGGAAATCATGGTGCGAGTGGTCGATGGCAACGTGACCGTCCGGCCGCTGGCAGGCACCCGCCCGCGGGGGGCCACCGAGGCCGAAGATCAGGCTCTGGCCGACGAACTGCTGGCCGATCCCAAGGAATGCGCCGAGCACGTGATGCTGGTCGACCTGGGACGCAACGACGTGGGCCGCGTTGCCGAATACGGCTCGGTCGAAATCTCGGACGTGATGGTCATCGAGCGATATAGCCACGTGATGCACATCACTTCGAACGTGAATGGCCAACTGACCGACGATCGGGATGCCTTCGATGCACTGGCCGCCTGCTTGCCAGCCGGCACCGTGTCGGGCGCACCGAAGGTGCGGGCCATGGAGATTATCGACGAGCTGGAACCCCACCGCCGGGGCCCCTACGCAGGGGCCGTCGGGTACATTGATTTCGCCGGCAATATGGACACCTGCATTGCCCTGCGTACGATGGTAATAACCGAAAACACCGCCTACGTGCAGGCCGGCGCCGGCATCGTGGCCGACAGCGTTCCGGCCACCGAATACCAAGAGACCCTTAACAAAGCTCGTGGGCTGCTAAAAGCCATTGAGATTACCGAGCATCGCACCAACCAGGCCTAG
- a CDS encoding glycoside hydrolase family 16 protein yields the protein MIGKFFIAWLLMVGVVATAAEPRTAEEVDASRWTLAWQDEFEGDELDAEKWTRCKRGKPDWQNTMSDDPQLLEIADGVLHLKAIQNPNLEQDSSPYLTAGVTSEGKYSFKYGKVQIRARFKSAQGSWPALWMLGNEKGWPANGEIDLMEHLNFDTIAYQTVHSKYTHRPGVKDDPKHGSTSDINRDEWNTYGCEWDADKIVMTINGEPTHTYPRVEALGEEQWPFCQEFYFILSMQVGGGWVNQTGPTDPAHYPAGMEIDWVRVYKPAE from the coding sequence ATGATCGGCAAATTCTTCATCGCATGGCTATTGATGGTGGGTGTCGTGGCAACGGCTGCGGAGCCTCGCACCGCCGAAGAAGTCGATGCGAGCCGATGGACCCTCGCCTGGCAGGATGAGTTCGAAGGGGACGAACTGGATGCCGAAAAGTGGACGCGATGCAAACGCGGCAAGCCGGATTGGCAGAACACGATGTCCGACGATCCGCAGTTGCTGGAGATCGCTGATGGAGTGCTGCATTTGAAAGCAATCCAGAATCCCAATCTCGAACAAGATTCGTCGCCGTACCTCACCGCGGGAGTCACTAGCGAGGGCAAGTACTCGTTCAAGTATGGCAAGGTGCAGATTCGGGCGCGGTTCAAGTCGGCGCAGGGTTCCTGGCCGGCGCTGTGGATGCTCGGCAACGAGAAGGGCTGGCCCGCGAATGGCGAGATCGACCTGATGGAGCATCTGAACTTCGATACCATCGCCTATCAAACCGTCCACTCGAAGTACACGCACCGTCCTGGGGTGAAGGACGATCCGAAGCATGGATCGACTTCCGACATCAACCGCGACGAGTGGAATACGTACGGCTGCGAGTGGGATGCCGACAAGATCGTGATGACCATCAACGGCGAGCCAACGCACACCTACCCCCGCGTCGAGGCGCTGGGGGAAGAACAGTGGCCGTTCTGCCAGGAGTTCTACTTCATTCTCTCGATGCAAGTCGGCGGAGGCTGGGTGAACCAAACCGGCCCAACCGATCCGGCCCACTACCCGGCTGGCATGGAAATCGACTGGGTGCGCGTCTACAAGCCCGCCGAGTGA
- a CDS encoding glucose-6-phosphate isomerase: MMLEYNLDGTLIGPGGLEAADLEKLAVPLTSVREEVLADADLWAGGGNVPEAKQPLDAGFHLLPNRLLDELAEKGDESELAQIKATADRLSDLVDRVVVLGIGGSYMGARALLEACCHPFYNQVAPTLRNGRPEVYFEGNNVDNDAAQGLLDLLGSTSGNWGIVVISKSGGTLETAAAFRIFLRELKESLTDTDDLGKFIVPVTGTSGKLFDLSTELGCPEKFPVPDGVGGRFSVLSAVGLLPAAIMGLDIEALLTGAADMNEHFASTPFDKNVVLRYVAAGHAMEEKHGADIRILSTWGKRLEAVGLWYDQLLAESLGKQERGAMPLTIVNTRDLHSRGQQHQEGKRDKYITNVIVKEGTREPLAIGESDNNQDQLNELAKKTLPDILSAAIAGTNQAYREDNRPTADLVLPKLDEYTLGGLLQMLMLATVVEGRLIGINPYGQPGVEAYKKNMNAILRK, from the coding sequence ATGATGCTTGAATACAATCTCGACGGAACGCTCATCGGACCTGGCGGACTCGAAGCTGCCGATTTGGAAAAGCTGGCCGTGCCGCTGACCTCGGTGCGAGAAGAAGTACTGGCCGATGCCGATCTGTGGGCCGGCGGTGGCAACGTGCCCGAGGCTAAGCAGCCGCTCGACGCAGGTTTTCACTTGCTGCCGAATCGCTTGCTCGACGAGTTGGCCGAGAAAGGCGACGAGAGCGAGCTGGCCCAGATCAAGGCGACCGCCGATCGCCTGAGCGACCTGGTGGATCGGGTCGTGGTGCTCGGCATCGGTGGCTCGTACATGGGCGCTCGGGCGCTGCTCGAAGCGTGCTGCCATCCGTTCTACAACCAAGTGGCTCCGACGCTTCGCAACGGCCGCCCCGAGGTATACTTCGAAGGCAATAATGTCGACAACGATGCGGCTCAAGGTTTGCTCGATTTGCTCGGTTCCACCAGCGGCAACTGGGGCATCGTGGTGATCTCGAAGAGCGGTGGCACGCTGGAAACCGCCGCTGCGTTCCGCATCTTCCTGCGTGAGCTCAAAGAGTCGCTCACCGATACCGACGATCTCGGCAAGTTCATCGTTCCGGTGACTGGCACCAGCGGCAAGCTGTTTGATCTCTCGACGGAGCTGGGATGCCCCGAGAAGTTCCCCGTGCCCGATGGCGTGGGTGGACGCTTCAGCGTGCTCTCGGCGGTTGGTTTGCTGCCGGCGGCCATCATGGGACTCGACATCGAGGCCTTGCTCACTGGTGCGGCCGACATGAATGAGCACTTCGCCAGCACTCCGTTCGACAAGAACGTAGTGCTTCGCTACGTGGCCGCTGGGCACGCGATGGAAGAGAAGCACGGCGCCGACATCCGCATCCTATCGACGTGGGGCAAGCGGCTCGAAGCTGTGGGCCTGTGGTACGACCAGTTGCTCGCCGAGAGCCTCGGCAAGCAAGAGCGTGGAGCAATGCCGCTGACGATTGTGAACACTCGCGACCTGCATTCGCGTGGCCAGCAGCATCAAGAAGGCAAACGCGACAAGTACATCACGAACGTAATTGTGAAGGAAGGTACCCGCGAGCCTTTGGCCATCGGCGAGAGCGACAACAACCAGGACCAACTCAACGAGCTGGCCAAGAAGACGCTACCCGACATCCTGTCGGCGGCCATCGCTGGTACGAATCAAGCCTATCGCGAAGACAATCGCCCCACGGCCGACTTGGTGCTTCCCAAGTTGGACGAGTACACCCTGGGTGGGCTATTGCAAATGCTGATGCTGGCCACCGTGGTCGAAGGCCGACTGATCGGCATCAACCCCTACGGCCAACCTGGCGTCGAGGCGTACAAGAAGAACATGAACGCGATCCTGCGGAAGTAA
- a CDS encoding nucleoside phosphorylase-I family protein, translating into MGWLWQVGARMLGSRMVSEAKQAATSEVAKAMLKSGPSDPAAAIAVLCENKWLFDAVVDELVDKRRLEADRMQIAQGQLAEVPVVVARPLGEAVEPLRMVTAVVDAHLPKFAMSVAEGICLDRELKHGTLVMATRLIDSAGRSLRVELTPPTGEGLRGGTVGTIGAPVVGELAATEQLPVVEDAWSSAVARACQRVGLPLVAVSAVVQLPLSERSQAAEAMHRQRSMAGRAGVLTGMLFKKRSGLKHLWNDKQAKWDATVRIAGLAKYLAKSVEVPKSNE; encoded by the coding sequence ATGGGGTGGCTCTGGCAAGTTGGTGCCCGCATGCTCGGTTCGCGGATGGTCAGCGAGGCGAAGCAGGCCGCTACGAGCGAAGTCGCCAAGGCGATGCTGAAGAGTGGTCCGAGTGACCCCGCCGCGGCGATCGCGGTGCTTTGCGAGAACAAGTGGTTGTTCGATGCCGTGGTCGACGAACTGGTCGACAAACGCCGGTTGGAAGCCGACCGCATGCAAATCGCCCAAGGACAGTTGGCTGAGGTGCCTGTGGTGGTCGCCCGCCCTCTCGGCGAGGCGGTTGAACCGCTGCGGATGGTGACCGCGGTGGTCGACGCACACCTGCCGAAGTTCGCGATGTCGGTGGCCGAGGGCATATGTCTCGATCGCGAACTCAAGCACGGCACTTTGGTCATGGCGACCCGACTCATCGACTCCGCGGGGCGCTCGCTGCGAGTCGAACTCACCCCACCCACAGGCGAGGGGCTGCGTGGCGGAACAGTTGGCACTATTGGTGCTCCGGTAGTCGGCGAGCTAGCCGCGACCGAGCAGTTGCCGGTGGTCGAAGATGCCTGGAGCAGTGCGGTAGCGCGGGCGTGCCAGCGAGTGGGGTTGCCGTTGGTGGCCGTGTCGGCGGTGGTGCAGTTGCCGCTGAGCGAGCGTTCGCAGGCGGCCGAGGCCATGCATCGCCAGCGATCGATGGCGGGCCGCGCCGGCGTATTGACCGGCATGCTGTTCAAAAAACGGAGCGGGCTGAAGCATCTCTGGAACGACAAGCAGGCGAAATGGGATGCCACGGTCCGAATCGCTGGACTGGCTAAGTATCTGGCCAAAAGCGTTGAAGTGCCGAAGTCGAATGAGTAA